The DNA window AGCCCATTCTTCTATTGCTGTTCCCTGCTGATCTCTCTGATCTATTGTTTTTCTCTGCTGATCTCTCTGATCTTTTGCTGTTCCCTGCTGATCTCTCTGATCATTTTTGTGGCTGCTAGGTGATTCAGCTCCCTAAACTCTGGCAAAGCAGTCTCCGTGAGGAGGATTTTCCCGCCAGCTAGTGGAACACTGCCAGATCTGTAGCCAAGAACTTCCTGTGGCATCACtactgttttgttcttttcatattcgttggtttttctctttcttatttccCTTTTCATCCCTTCTCCATCTTTTTTAAACCTATCTCTTCCACATATGTGAGCTCACTGTATTCATGGACTTTCCCAGATTAAAGCAGTCATGTATCTAAATGAGTTCTTATGTGTCTGGCCTATTATTTAGCAAGTGATTTGTTAAGTAATTTGGGGAAAAATTTTGGGTCAGAGGCACAGTTCGTATCCTTCCTCCATTTCGTAATGTATTTGATGTAAGTAAACATCAGTGTCTTAAAACAATGCCTCTTGTACCAGGGACCTGTGTTAATTTACAACTCCTATTTGATGGTACTTTGCTGTGAACAAATGTACTTATGGTTATCTCCCCCTGCCCACTTGTCTCACTCTCTagccacacacacatgtccatatGTGAGCACCCCCAGCAACTTCAGAGTTCGGGCAGCTATTaaaatgtttcattgaatttttcTGATAAGTATTTATTTCcatataatttacttattttcttaagaaaagggtttttatatttatttttaatttgtgtgactgttttgcctgtatatatacatgcacaacaTTTACATACCTGCTCCCTCAGGTCAGAAGTGGGTATTAGGTcatttggaactggagttccaaatGGTTATGATCAACACTGCACCCCCTACCCTGCAAACCCCATATAACTTAAACAAACAACAGTGTTAAATAATAAACAGAGTAAAATCTCTCATGAGCTTACCATGTTGTCTTTATCCTGtttctaaattattatttattcttccaGAGACTATGCATACCTATAAATAGCAACATGGACATTTACCTATTTTACTACACTGCACACTCTGCTCAGTGTGCATTAAGTCATTATATATTAAGCATTCTCAAAGCAggtttttatagttttatgttttctaaagTTTGTGAAAAAACCTACATTGTATAAtggtttcttttttgtgtttgtttgtagcTCCATGTGCTGTCAGGAATCTCCAAGACTTGGCTCGCATTTACATTCGACGTACACTTAGAAACTTCATAAATGATGAGATGCAGGCCAAGGGGATTCCACAAAGGGCTCCacccaagaggaaaagaaagagagttaaacagagaattaaTACTTACGTATTTGTGGGTAATCAGCTTATCCCTCAGCCTCTAGACAGTGAAGAGGATgaaaaaatggaagaagacagcaaagaagaagaggagaaagagcacATCGAAGCCATGAAGCGCGAGGAACCACCTCAGAACCTACTGAGGGAAAAGATAATGAAGCTGCCACTCCCAGAGTCTTTAAAGGCTTACTTGACATATTTTCGAGACAAATAACTTAAACAAGGAAGAATGCCTACTGATAAACTCCCTTACTCTTGTAAATGTAGTATTAATTAGGACTTAGAGAATTACTTCATTAGAATGAATTATTGCAGAAAAAAGTCTAAGTTATTTCTTTTAATAACAGAAATGATGTATTCAGTGATTTAAAAGAGTCTCTTTCCTAAGATCTATTTTTCTTAAATCTTGAAGAATTACTGTTTTGATCTCAAAGTGGGATGGGTCAATAGTAAGAACTTTGTATACAGTactctttctggttcttcatggATTTGTAGTGTTGGCAATTGAATTTCATTCTATAAGAGGTTGATACACATATTGTCACACATATAGGCTTATTTAAATTGCCGTTTGCATTTCTGTTACTTGAGCTTGCTTATCTAATAAGGAAAGCAAATGCTTGTAGACCTACTTACCTTACTTATGTTCTAGACATATTCCGGGCAACGTATGAGTGCAATACTAATTCAAGATACTGAGTAATTTAGCTTTAAAAACCacagacttcatgaaattttacAGACCCGAAACTTAAGCTTTTGAATCTATTGCCAAAAGGCATGGGGAAAATTTCTGCTTCTCTCATAGAGATTTTTAAGAGCTAGTGAATGTTAAAGTAGGAAGTGGCTACTTGACACAACTAGTTTGTATGGGCCCTTTGTGTTCTCAGTATTTAAAGATAATGAGGTTATCTTAACTATAGAATTTTAAGCGGTAGTATATTTAGGATTGCTTTTCTATAAATAACTATAAAGTATTAGATTTGGAAAGTCATTCACTGTCCCATTTGCTTCTAAATGCAGACTGTGAATAAGTCACATTAAGTGATCAGCACTGCTTAGGGACCTCCAGCAGCAGGGGGAATGATATGATCAGTAGAGACATTTTAGCAGTGGAACTTTTCATTAAGTAGATatttatctttgacaaggtagGCCACACTGGCCTCATCTGCTCTGAATCTTTCTAATATAAATAGTCATGGGAGTTGTATGTAGATGCGTTTGTGTTAAAACTTGCTTCAGAATCAGAGTGGGATCTCTGGGACCTATACCAAACTCATTATCCTTCAttctgtattttgtttctttgatagAATGATGATGATTTTCACTTTTTGCTTAATACTACATTCTTAAGCTACTTACATAGGGTATCAGTGATACACCAGGCAGTGCATGTCATTACTAGTTCTTTCTTCCTGGTAGGGCCTGCACAGTTATTCCTGGTTAAGAAGCTGTGGGATGTGACCTACTTACTGCTTACCATCACACGGAAGGGAAGATTTCAAGTGTCTCACTTATTCCCACCACATCACTGTCAGAGCACCCTCTCGGATTTACATAAGGAAGTACAATCATGATGATTCAAATAGTTTATAACTCAGGTCCAATAATTCTGTGTAGGTGATCAGTTAAAACAGTTTAAAGATGAAATTGACCCAAATAATTGATAATGTTTTAATAATGTGAACAACAGTGTTATGGAAAGGATTCGTTTGACTCTTGTGAAATGGGCCTGTATGATTTTTCTTAATGTAATTAGTAAACAAACTATTATTAAGATATGCTCTATCCTGTTTctgtccaaaaaagaaaaaagacatctccctctctctgacgTGGTACTGGGGGTTAAACCCAGGACCAGGAcctcttgcatgctaggcaagcactctacaaatGAGATATATCCCTAGACCAACatactcttttattctttttaaaattttgtttaagaagtttaatcttgaactcctgatacccACATAGTCTTATCTGGGAAGAGTTGTCATTTATTTTCCATTCTGTCACCCACATCTCTTTACTTTTCTCTTAAGAGCTTGATgtacagaaaactgaaaatatgtAATGCTCAGTGATCTTATTATTTAGGAGTGTTTTGACTGATATATTTAAAGATAGATTATATTCATGCTGTCTTCTGTTGACTTTGAGAAATTGTACAGTAGATTGTCTTGATCATTGCATTTGTTGTCTTTGAAATGtatattttgtcattttaaattcatttacttTTCAGGTGTGACTTTATGGTTGACTTTTAAAGGTAGGGATAGATGAAAATTTAAGGAAAGCTATCTTATCTATCAACTCGGATGCATTAGATTAAGAATATTTGGGTTCgggcttatttttatttgagtgTGGAAAGTTATGCTTTATAAGTAAAGAAGTAGCAAAtacagatgaaataaaaataaatggaagaatataaagaagaaaaaactaagaaaataaacaaaaatgtaagtGAAAGTAAGCCATATGTGATGGCTACTGCCTGTGGTCAGggcttgagaagctgaggcaggaggattacaaatttAAGGCATCTGTGGTTTCAGAGGGACTTTGAAGCCCATCTGGACCACAGAGTAAGACCGGCTTTTGTTCTTCAGAGAACATAAACAAAAGAAAGTATATGATAATTATGGGGAATAGTCTCGTGGATTTAAATATAGACAAAAATACATTTaagtttatcttttgaagacaACAAAGAGGGCTTGAATGGATGTGTGTGGGGCTTAAGTCATGCTGCAGATTGGAGACAGGGCCTGAAGGAACATCGACCATCACTGAAATCCCCAGGATCTGGGAGCAACACCATAGCTGCCAAGGGTCTAATTTAAATCTGTCCTACTCACTGGTCAACATATTGGACTCTGGTGTTAATATAATGTTAAAATAGCTGCTTACAtggttaaaagaaaagaaaagaaaatgtgctgaTTGTTTGAgatgaaagtaaaagaaaacctGCTAAATCATTGGGGAACTTGGgaggaaaatcattttaaataaacaaatcacaTCATTACACAGCATTATCCAGTGGCCtgcctcttttatttttctcttatttttgtgaTCAATAATCACTGTACATATAGATATTTAGCCACTTTTTTTAGCTCCATCGACTTCAGTGGTTAGGTCAGTCCCCATCGAGACACCGGACTTAAAGAACTGAGCATTGATAAGAACTCAGTATGGCTGCATAGGAGACAAGAACAAGCAGTGATCTAGTGATTCACACCTGTCTTGCCTTTACTGTATTCACAGGAGCTTTGGATTGAGAAGAATTCAGTCAAGGAGCAGGAGGTAGGCTTAAGGCAGGCCTGGATAAAGTATGGTCCTGGAAGATGTCCCAAAGAAATTCAAAGATGattatttctttagtttttgcCTTGTCCTCACCAGTAATTGCTCCCATCtagggagagggagggatatTGATGTCTCTCTTTTAAACATATGTTTACTCTTCCAAGGTGACTTATGGGACTAAGAAAGGAAGCAAAGCTTTTTACCAAAAGTAGACTTAAACTTTGAGTTTTTACGTTGCTGTTTATATCTCTAATTCAGCACTCTTATTGCTGTAGCTAAGCCTTTTCGATTCTATATTAAGTAGAGTTGAAAGTGGAGAtctttcttgagttcttagtAGTGGAAATGCTGAGCTCTCCCATAAAAATGATGTGCCTGAATGGTTTGCCATATATAGCCTTTATTATGTGATGATATGATCCTTTTATTCTGAATTTCTTCAGGACTTTTAACATAAGGGGATGTTAAATTTTGtccaaagccatttttttttgcatttataaAGATGATCATGTTATTCTGTCTTTGAGCCCATTTATGTAatttctaatacacacacacacatccctgtaTCTGGAATAAAGCCAATGTAGTTGTGGTGAATTATTTTTTTGAGgtgttcttgaatttgttttGTAAATGTTAAGAATTTTTGTGTCAGTAAGGGATCTTGGCCTTTTAGTTGTGCCATTAATCTGGTTTTGTCATTGGAACATTTAAAAGGCTTAGAAATATTCCCTCCTTTTCTATTTATGGGACAATTTGAGAAGCATTTGGtgtattaatttttctttgaggACCTGGTAAAATTCATCAGTGAATCCAccaggtcctggacttttttaGTAGTGATGCTTTAAATTACTAGCTAACTGGGGATAAAATGGGCTGTTGAAACCTTAGATCCTAACCCCAGTGACAACTCTTAAAACAAGGCCTCAACTaaaccttcccaaatagttctaccaAGCATTCTAATAAGGgatccattctcattcaagcaaTCACAACACTTCACACTCTACAACACTCCAGTTTTTACATTATGTATAACCCCTTTTCATGATGTTTCTTGGGCCTTAAGAGGGGAGTGGTGTAGATGACCCATTTAGCAGTGAGCAATCAATAGTCTGAGCACTTTCCACAGGAAGTGATTCTTTGACTAAGGCTGAGAATAGTATGTGTCGATTTAGAAAGAAGTTTTACAACATGTCCTTTTAGAAAAACAATAGTTTGCCACCTGAGTCCTATGATATCCCCagctttggggttttgattagatttACAGTAGCAGAAATGAATTCTCTCCTGAGAAACCTGAATGTAAATACAACTCATTTGCACAGCAACTACATTCTAACTGCTCCCACAGTGAATAAGGATTCTCTTTCCCTACACCTTAGTCAGCATTTGTTGTTGTCCGTTTTATTGATGATAGCCATTCTGGTGGGAGTGAGGTagaatttcaaagtagttttggtttacatttccctgatgtaTGGGGAATCTTGAACACTTGAAATgcatttggttatttttttcttcttttgagaactctgttaGGTTTCATAgcccatttaaattatttttcttgcttttttttgagTCTTTATGCATTACGAATAGTAATAATCTGTCACATGAagttttcctttcattctttagGTTGCCTCTTCATTATTACCACATTCCTATGTTGTACATGAGGTTCCATCTATTGATTTTTGGTTcctgaaggagagagaaagatgaagcaTGAAGATCGGATCTTCCAAAAGAGATTTCAGCTATCTAGAGCACACCTGAGACATACTTGAATTCTAGTTCTGTCCTCCAAAGAACTTctcttatgtttgtttttatcaacATACTACAAGTGTTTAGGGTTCTGTGGTTCACTGGGGTGTGTGAACTTCTGTTAGATGAAACAGAAGGGTGCTAGGCTACATTCCATCCTTACAGACAAAGGGGTCTAGTGGTTTCTGCACGAAACATAAGATGAAGGCCCCAACCTGAGAAATAGTGCAGGCTGAGGCTAATGAGACAggttcccaaactcctgggtgtCCATTCACTGCTGAGAACCTCATGGAAAGAGGGGATTATATTTGACCAGGGTAAGGGGTAACTCCAGCTTAAATTAGGAGTGAGTGTTCATGTCTGGAGGGGAGAGGGGCCTTCTGTGGGAGATTTAGGTGACACAGCTCTATATGATGAAGGCTTCACCCCACAGCAGgtcttgatgagagagacagtccttgcttgtccaaacagTTTATTCTTTGTTCATCGTGGGAAATGGGTGCATACTATTTActcagataaatatttatgtgggGTGTCATGACCACATGCTCCAGGATAGGAACTGGGGAGAGCGGGAACTGGGTCGGGAGTAGATGAAATGCCTTCCATTTTCAGATATGAGAACCAGGGTTTCTGAATCTGCTCAACCTTCCCAGTTTTTGTCTGGTGACACAGT is part of the Mus musculus strain C57BL/6J chromosome 1, GRCm38.p6 C57BL/6J genome and encodes:
- the Pcmtd1 gene encoding protein-L-isoaspartate O-methyltransferase domain-containing protein 1 isoform X1; amino-acid sequence: MKILLKVGGILVMPIEDQLTQIMRTGQNTWESKNILAVSFAPLVQPSKNDNGTPDSVGLPPCAVRNLQDLARIYIRRTLRNFINDEMQAKGIPQRAPPKRKRKRVKQRINTYVFVGNQLIPQPLDSEEDEKMEEDSKEEEEKEHIEAMKREEPPQNLLREKIMKLPLPESLKAYLTYFRDK